A window from Pseudomonas sp. Tri1 encodes these proteins:
- a CDS encoding LysR family transcriptional regulator translates to MDFNGRSGEMDVFVTVAREGSLSAAARALGLTPSAVSRIIARTEQRLGTRLLLRTTRAITFTAEGEAFLRGARRILADMAEVEEAIADQGVPRGRLRVSAALGHGRLAIVPLVAAFSARYPNIVVDLTLGDEVVDILGGQADVAVRFGHLPDSPLTARRIGDTGQVVVASPEYLQRHGHPQEPEDLLRHNCLRFNFRRAEPNWPFIRDGSEFSLKVSGNIECSSGEALAQLARVGAGIARIGEFTVSEDLQRGDLIPLLEAWNPGDREPIHAVFVGGSAMPARVRLFVDFLLEHHRM, encoded by the coding sequence ATGGACTTCAACGGCAGGTCAGGTGAAATGGACGTGTTCGTCACCGTGGCACGGGAGGGCAGCCTGTCGGCCGCCGCGCGTGCATTGGGGCTGACACCTTCGGCGGTCAGCCGGATCATCGCGCGGACCGAACAACGTCTTGGCACCCGCCTGCTGTTGCGCACCACCCGAGCGATCACTTTCACCGCCGAGGGTGAGGCGTTCCTGCGCGGCGCCCGGCGTATCCTGGCCGACATGGCCGAGGTCGAAGAAGCCATTGCCGACCAGGGCGTACCCAGGGGCCGTTTGCGGGTCAGTGCTGCCCTTGGTCATGGACGGCTGGCCATCGTTCCCTTGGTGGCAGCATTCAGCGCCCGTTACCCGAACATCGTCGTCGACCTCACCCTCGGCGACGAAGTGGTCGACATTCTCGGCGGCCAGGCCGACGTGGCGGTACGCTTCGGCCACCTGCCCGACAGCCCGCTGACCGCGCGCAGGATCGGCGACACCGGCCAGGTAGTGGTGGCGTCGCCCGAATATCTGCAGCGCCACGGCCACCCCCAGGAACCGGAAGACCTGCTACGGCACAACTGCCTACGCTTCAACTTCCGACGTGCCGAACCCAACTGGCCGTTCATCCGCGACGGCAGTGAGTTTTCCCTGAAGGTCAGCGGCAACATCGAATGCAGCAGTGGTGAAGCCCTGGCACAACTCGCGCGAGTAGGTGCCGGCATTGCGCGTATCGGCGAGTTCACCGTGAGCGAGGACCTGCAGCGCGGCGACCTGATACCACTGCTGGAAGCCTGGAACCCCGGCGACCGGGAACCGATTCATGCGGTGTTCGTAGGGGGCTCGGCAATGCCGGCGCGGGTGCGGCTGTTTGTGGATTTTTTGCTGGAGCATCATCGGATGTGA